One window of the Allosaccharopolyspora coralli genome contains the following:
- the rpmG gene encoding 50S ribosomal protein L33 — protein MATTDVRPKITLACEECKNRNYITRKNRRNDPDRLAMKKFCTNCGTHRVHKETR, from the coding sequence GTGGCCACCACCGATGTCCGCCCGAAGATCACGCTGGCGTGCGAGGAGTGCAAGAACCGCAACTACATCACCCGCAAGAACCGGCGCAACGACCCGGACCGGCTGGCGATGAAGAAGTTCTGCACGAACTGCGGCACGCACCGCGTGCACAAGGAGACCCGCTGA
- a CDS encoding MaoC family dehydratase N-terminal domain-containing protein produces the protein MPLDQAFIGREYPPTPPYEVGREKIREFADAVHDDSEVCRDTDAAKAAGHPDVIAPPTFAVILSMGAHDALVGDPELGLDYSRVVHGQQEFVHHRPIRAGDRLVTVVHVDDIMARAGNDFLTVRAEVGSVDGERVCTATSLLVARGTAEEGDQA, from the coding sequence GTGCCGCTCGATCAAGCATTCATCGGACGTGAATACCCACCGACGCCGCCCTACGAGGTCGGCCGCGAGAAGATCCGCGAATTCGCCGACGCCGTCCACGACGACTCCGAGGTGTGTCGCGACACCGACGCGGCGAAGGCCGCAGGCCACCCGGACGTGATCGCACCGCCCACTTTCGCGGTGATTCTGTCCATGGGCGCCCACGACGCACTGGTGGGAGACCCGGAGCTCGGTCTCGACTACAGCCGGGTCGTGCACGGCCAGCAGGAGTTCGTCCACCACCGGCCGATCCGTGCGGGCGACCGACTCGTCACCGTCGTCCACGTCGACGACATCATGGCCCGTGCGGGCAACGACTTCCTCACCGTGCGGGCCGAGGTCGGCAGCGTCGACGGCGAACGCGTGTGCACCGCCACGTCGCTGCTCGTCGCCCGCGGCACCGCCGAAGAAGGGGATCAGGCATGA
- a CDS encoding putative bifunctional diguanylate cyclase/phosphodiesterase: MIERHRSLDPHAPPDAPRPPVRAEVEPGRRKVFLWFSLSVFVAGVVACVATSVWLPFDYDPQLLLIGACLTLGFLLAEQLTIDIDVKRVGWTISFTEIPLLIGLLTAPFEVVLLANLIAGLVAQVGRRASTHMVYNAGVMGLEIAVPFATAHAITRSLGDVAPDWFGAAVGTLTCSLLSCGFALAALHALGGGTRVTAGVRLGVRTLVIGVFNTSVGLVGYEVAVMTPWGWALVALLSAAVFGLYRAYSGLLREQRDLESLSDVSLSVARSGQTATRGPSGSALVEQDPMAEWEPVAERIREQLNATRVVLRLRLGPTGEVSTLVAGEPLPEAAEQAGPHALREDPLMQLPGSHARSFRAHDAPEEVRRALRQRGAYESLAVPLRGASQLLGAVEVHDRVSRWRGFGRADIRLLHTLASHLATAMDNRRLLARLRHDAYHDPLTGLFNRTGFREVAAEVLRNGGDAAVLRVDLDLLTEVSEAVGYTWGDRMVVHAGHRMRETLGDGAPLARLEAHSFAALLLDHSDEEAHDVAEQVREVISEPYPLDKLVVEATGVAGYASPAPDDGGESETDVDTLLQRADLAVRAARNGDDGVRRYATAMGQVFLRRFQLVTQFRQALDAGQIEVHYQPKVALPHRKLVGAEALVRWSHPEYGRLSPDEFVPVVEATGLVDALTFFVLERALTKVREWMDRGLRMSAAVNLSVRNLADESFPDRVAEALQQANVPPELLTFELTESSVMADPDRSLPVLRRLRTMGVVLAVDDFGTGYSSLAYLRQLPVDEVKIDKSFVLGMGTDLGDMAVVRSIVELGHSLDLVVVAEGVEDDAARDQLVTMRCDIAQGYLISRPLSEDRFEAWLHARTERGVGPADETILTLAQ; this comes from the coding sequence CTGACGCTCGGGTTTCTGCTCGCCGAGCAGCTCACCATCGACATCGACGTCAAACGGGTCGGCTGGACGATCTCGTTCACCGAGATCCCGCTGCTGATCGGGTTGCTCACCGCGCCCTTCGAGGTCGTTCTGCTGGCCAACCTGATCGCCGGGCTCGTCGCACAGGTCGGGAGGCGAGCCTCGACCCACATGGTCTACAACGCGGGCGTCATGGGCCTGGAGATCGCGGTGCCGTTCGCGACGGCGCACGCGATCACTCGCTCGCTGGGCGACGTCGCGCCCGATTGGTTCGGCGCCGCGGTCGGCACGCTCACGTGTTCCCTGCTCAGCTGCGGTTTCGCATTGGCCGCCCTGCACGCGCTCGGCGGCGGGACGCGCGTCACCGCCGGGGTCCGGCTCGGAGTGCGCACCCTCGTGATCGGTGTGTTCAACACCTCCGTCGGGCTCGTCGGTTACGAGGTCGCGGTGATGACGCCGTGGGGATGGGCCCTGGTGGCGTTGCTGTCCGCGGCGGTCTTCGGCCTGTACCGGGCGTATTCGGGGCTGCTGCGGGAACAGCGCGACCTGGAGTCGCTCAGCGACGTGAGCCTCAGCGTCGCCCGGTCCGGACAGACCGCCACCCGTGGGCCGTCCGGTTCCGCGCTCGTCGAGCAGGACCCGATGGCGGAGTGGGAACCGGTCGCGGAACGCATCCGTGAACAGCTCAACGCGACCCGGGTCGTGCTGCGACTCCGGCTCGGACCGACCGGGGAAGTCAGCACTCTCGTCGCCGGGGAACCGCTGCCGGAGGCCGCGGAGCAGGCGGGGCCGCACGCGCTGCGGGAAGACCCTCTGATGCAGCTGCCGGGCAGTCACGCCCGTTCGTTCCGAGCTCACGACGCCCCGGAGGAAGTGCGACGTGCGCTGCGCCAGCGCGGCGCGTACGAGTCGTTGGCCGTCCCGCTGCGGGGAGCCAGCCAGTTGCTCGGTGCCGTCGAGGTTCACGACCGGGTCAGCCGGTGGCGCGGATTCGGACGGGCCGACATCCGGCTGCTGCACACCCTCGCGAGTCACCTGGCCACCGCGATGGACAACCGGCGGCTGCTTGCCCGGTTGCGTCACGACGCTTACCACGACCCGCTGACGGGATTGTTCAACCGCACCGGGTTCCGTGAGGTCGCCGCCGAGGTGCTCCGCAACGGCGGTGACGCGGCGGTGCTGCGCGTCGACCTCGACCTGCTCACGGAGGTCAGCGAAGCGGTCGGGTACACGTGGGGCGACCGGATGGTGGTGCACGCGGGTCACCGGATGCGGGAGACGCTCGGCGACGGAGCGCCGCTGGCTCGGCTGGAGGCCCATTCGTTCGCGGCCCTGCTGCTGGACCACTCCGACGAGGAGGCCCACGACGTCGCCGAGCAGGTGCGGGAGGTCATTTCCGAGCCGTATCCGCTGGACAAGCTGGTCGTGGAGGCAACCGGCGTCGCCGGTTACGCCAGTCCGGCACCGGACGACGGCGGGGAGAGCGAGACCGACGTCGACACCCTGCTGCAGCGCGCGGACCTGGCCGTGCGCGCGGCGCGCAACGGCGACGACGGTGTGCGTCGGTACGCCACGGCGATGGGGCAGGTGTTCCTGCGCCGGTTCCAGCTCGTCACCCAGTTCCGGCAGGCGCTCGACGCGGGTCAGATCGAGGTGCACTACCAGCCGAAGGTCGCCTTGCCGCACCGGAAGCTCGTCGGTGCCGAAGCGTTGGTCCGGTGGTCGCATCCCGAGTACGGACGGCTGAGCCCGGACGAGTTCGTCCCGGTGGTCGAGGCCACCGGGCTGGTGGACGCGCTCACGTTCTTCGTGCTCGAGCGGGCTCTGACGAAGGTCCGGGAGTGGATGGACCGGGGACTGCGGATGTCGGCGGCGGTGAACCTGTCGGTGCGCAACCTCGCGGACGAGTCGTTCCCGGACCGGGTGGCCGAAGCACTGCAGCAGGCGAACGTGCCGCCGGAACTGCTCACTTTCGAGCTCACCGAGTCGAGTGTCATGGCCGACCCGGACCGTTCCCTGCCGGTGCTGCGGCGGCTGCGGACGATGGGCGTGGTGCTGGCCGTCGACGACTTCGGCACCGGGTACTCCTCGCTGGCGTACCTGCGCCAGCTGCCCGTGGACGAGGTCAAGATCGACAAGAGCTTCGTGCTGGGCATGGGCACCGATCTCGGCGACATGGCGGTGGTGCGCTCCATCGTCGAGCTCGGGCACTCGCTGGACCTCGTGGTCGTGGCCGAGGGAGTCGAGGACGACGCCGCGCGGGACCAGCTCGTCACGATGCGCTGTGACATCGCGCAGGGGTATCTGATCTCGCGCCCGCTGTCCGAGGATCGCTTCGAGGCGTGGTTGCACGCGCGGACCGAGCGCGGCGTCGGCCCGGCGGACGAGACGATCTTGACGCTCGCGCAGTGA